From Treponema sp. OMZ 787:
CTATGCGCCTGCTGTTGCAGCCCAGTTTAAGGCCGTTCCCGGGCAGCTTGAATCCGCCTTAAAAAAGGCCGGCTTCAATAAGGTTTGGGAAGTAGCTATAGGAGCCGACATAACGGCCGACCGAGAGGCTTTAGAATTTGAAGAGAGAATGGAGCACGGCCATATCTTAATGACTACCTCCTGCTGCCCCGCCTATGTTAGGGCCGTAAGAAAACACGTTCCTGCCCTTGTTCCCTGTATTTCGGATACGAGAAGCCCGATGCACTATACTGCCGAGTTGGCAAAAAAAGAAGACCCGGACTGTGTTACAGTCTTTATAGGCCCCTGCCTTGCAAAGAGGAGGGAGGGCTTGGAAGATGAGTTTGTTGACTATGTCTTGTCGATAGAAGAATTGGGAGCCTTGCTGACCGCCAAGGAGATAGACATTACCAAGGAAGAGGCCCTGCCCGGAACAATAACGCCGACCTCGTCGGGAAGAGGCTTTGCAGCCTCAGGCGGAGTTGCCGAAGCTGTAAGAGTCCGCCTTAAAAAGCCTGAAAACCTTCGGCCCGTACTTATAAACGGCCTTAACAAGGAAGGAATGAAACAGCTTGCCTCTTATGGAAAGATTCAAAGCGGAGAGCTTTCTCACGATTCTTCTACACCCAACCTTGTAGAAGTCATGGCCTGCGAGGGAGGCTGTATAGGCGGCCCTTCGGTTATCACAAACCAAAAACTCGCCGCAAGCCAGCTAAAAAAATACGCAGAAGAAGGTCTTTCGTATTCGGGAGAAAAGAGCTAGCCTGTAAAATTTTTTTGGCAGCCTTGAATTGTCAGCTTTGTATTTTTTTGATATAATACAAGCATGAGTACAATAAGAAAAATGCCCATAGGCGTTCAAAGTTTTGAAGATTTGCGTTTAAAAGACTTTATGTATGTCGATAAGACTGAATTTATTTGGAAGTTGATTGACGGTAGTAAGGTTCATTTTTTAAGCCGCCCCCGCCGTTTCGGGAAGAGCCTTTTGCTTTCAACTTTTAAGGCTTATTTTCTCGGCCAAAAAGAGCTCTTTAAGGGCTTAGCCATTGAGAAACTTGAAGAAGCTGAAAAGGGTAAAAGAGAAATTTGGCAGGTATATCCCGTACTCTATTTGGATTTTAACATAGGCATCTACGATACAAGGGAAGGGCTTTTAAACAGACTTGATTCTTTTTTAAAAGAGTATGAAAATATATACGGAAGTACCGGCCTTGATCTCCCTGACCGCTTTCAAAATTTGATAAGGACTGCCCACGAAAAAACAGGCAGGCAGGCCGTCATCCTCATCGACGAATACGATAAGCCCCTCCTTCAAACTATGTGGAAGGATGAAGCCTTAAACGAAATCTACCGCACAATATTGAAGGGCTTTTACGGCGTTATAAAAAGCGCCGATCAATATATCCGCTTTGCCTTTTTAACGGGAGTAACGAAGTTCAGTAAGGTAAGCATATTCAGCGATTTAAACAATCTGCGTGATTTGAGTCTTTTGCATGATTATTCGGCTGTCTGCGGAATTTCGCAAGAAGAACTTGAAGCGGATTTTCAGCCTGAAATTTCTACCCTTGCCGAAAAAAATAATTTGACTTACGAGGAAGCTCTTGCAAAATTAAAGCAAAGATATGACGGTTATAAATTTTCCGAGAACGGAAAAAATATGTACAACCCTTTCAGTCTTTTGAATGTTTTTGCGGACAGTACGATGAGAAGCTATTGGTTTGCAACAGGAACGCCGACCTTCTTGGTCGACTATTTAAAAAAAGCTTATTACAATATTCCGGATTTGGACGGAAATGTTCATCTGGACGAACATGGACTTAACGATTATCGAGCAGATCCGATTCTTCCGATACCGATACTTTTTCAATCGGGGTATTTGACAATTAAAAGCTACAATGAGTTTTCGCGTCTTTATTGCTTAGGCTTCCCTAACGACGAGGTGCGTTACGGCTTTTTGCATAACCTGATGCCGGCTTACACCTCGATAAGACCCGACAAAACAGGGCTTTCAATCTGGGAATTCTACGAACAAATTGAGGCAGGAGATGTAGACGGTTTTATGCAAAAGATGAAGGGAATAATTTCAGGCATACCTTACGATAATTTAACCGAAAAAGATTTAGCCCTCCGTGAACAAAATTATCAGACAGCCGTTTATCTTGTATTCGCTCTTATGAACCAATTTGTACACACTGAAGTTCATTGTGCAACAGGAAGGGCTGACTGTGTTGTAGAATTCAAAGATAAGGTTTATATCTTCGAGTTTAAACTTAGTGCAAACGGTACAGCAGAAGACGCTGCAGCAAACAATGCTGCAGCAAACAATGCCGTAAAACAAATCAAAGAGAAAAACTATGCCGGTAAATATTCGGGCAGCGGTAAAAAAATCATAGCCGTTGGTTCAAGCTTTGATGAAGAAAAAAGGACTATTGCAGAGTGGACGGTTGAGATTTTGTAAAGCTCGCTTTAGTTTTTATTAAATAGTTCTATATAATTTTACAATATTTTTTCATATTTAAAAATCAAGATTTGATGATTCTTAGCCGTCTGTGTAAGTGGGGTATGAAGAAGTTTTTTGATCCAAGGCCAGAGAATAAGCAAAATCCGAATACTTATCAAAGTCTCTTTTATCGAGGTATTGTAACATTTGGATTTTCATACACAGCCCTTTCCCCTCCGATTAGTTTGGGGCGGCTTTTGAGGGCTGTGAGTCTTGCCGAGCCTATGTACTTGGTTTTAAGCCTTACGGGAACTTGCACAAACCTTACATGCATTCCTATTTCGGTGTCTCCTATGTCAATGCCTGCATGGGCTCTTACGTGCTCTATCATGACGGGGGACTTAAAAAGAGTGTAGGCCGCGAGGGATGCGGCTCCTCCTGCGTGAAGGGCAGGAACTACCGACACCTCTTCAAAGCCGTATTTTTCTTGTGCCTCCTTTTCGATGACGAGGGCTCGGTTTATGTGCTCGCAGCCTTGAACGGCCAAAAAGATTCCTCTGGGCTTAAGGATTGAAAGCAGGGCGGAAACTATTGTTCTTCCTGCATCCTCATTTGAGGCCTTACCGATAACTCCTCCCGAAACCTCGCTTGTGCTGCATCCTAAGACCAGGATGTCCCCGGCTTTTAAGGATGAGGCTTCAAGGAGTTCGGTTAAGGCGGCTAGAGTTTCTTCTCTTATTTTTTCTAAATCGATCCCGCTCATATTTTCCTCACTTAACCTTTGTTAAAGTAAGCCCATTAAAGTTTAAGGCCTGTCTTTCCTCCGGTTTTTCCTATCTCGTAGATTTCAGAGCCCGCCATTTCCTTTTCAAAGGCTGAGCGGTTTTCTTCTTTTACTTCTACAAGGAGACAGCCTGTGGTTTCTCCAAAGAGGCTTGCAATCTTTGAAGCTCCCAGTTTTGTGTGGAAGTTCCCGCTCAGCTCTGCTCCTATTCCGCTTAAACACATTTCGTAGAGGGCGGCAGCAAGACCTCCTTCGCTCAAGTCGTGGCATGAAAGCACCAAGCCCCTCATTATGCTTGAGTGAAGTTTTTTATAAAGCTCTGCCGCTTCTTTTTTAAAGGGCGGAACTTCTCCGCTTTCCCCTTGAGGAATGCCGAAAAGTTCTGCAAAGACCGAGCCTCCGAAAGAAAATTGGGGCTTACCCACAAGGTAGATACTTGAGCCTTCTTTTTTAAAGTCGGAGCCGGGAACCTTTCCGATGTCGGGAACTATTCCCATCGCCGAGATTAAAAGCGAGGGCGGAATCGAAACCCTCTCTCCCTCCGAAGTGAGGTACTCGTTATTAAAGGAATCTTTTCCCGAAATAAATGGGGTCTTAAAAACAAGAGCCGTGTCGTAGCAAGAGCGTGCCATTTCGATCAGTGCCCACATGGTTTCGGGACGGTTGGGGTCGCCTAAGCAAAAGTTATCGAGGATGGCGGTTTTTTCGGGGTCAGCTCCGGCTGCAACGGCATTTCGGACAGCTTCGTCTATCGCACTTGCTGCAGCTGCATAAGGATCCAAGAGCCCCTGCCTCGGGTTTAAGGCATTCGAGATTGCAACGGCTTTTTTTCCTTCCGTTTCCATAGGCTTTATAACGGCTGCATCCTGAGGAACATTTCCTTCGGGGCCGTCATAGGGACGGAGGATTGTGCCGCCTTGAACCTCATGGTCGTAAAGCCTTACTATATCTTCCTTTGAATTTACGGCGTGGTGATTTACCACAGCCTTTAAAGCCTCGTTTAGATCAGGCTCCTTATATTCGGGATATTTTATAAGAGTTTTTCCCTCTTTGGGAGGAGCCGCTTTGAGCTTTCGCTGCGGCGGGCCTGAATGTAAAAAGCCGCATGAAAGATTTATTATTTCCTTTTCGCCGAAGCGCACCTTTAAAACTGCATCTCCGGTAAAACGGCCGAGGTCGGTTAATTCCACATCGTTTGCATCGCAAAGCTTTTGCAAGGTTTCGAGTTTGTCATGAGGAACGGCGATGACCATTCTTTCCTGAGCCTCCGAAAGCCAGAGCTCCCATGGAGCAAGACCCTGATATTTTACGGGGATTCTCGCAAGGTCTACATCGCAGCCGAGGGTAGATGCCATCTCTCCTACGGCAGAAGAATAACCTCCTGCTCCGCAGTCGGTAATTGCAGAATAGAGCCCCTGATCGCGGGCATCGATGAGTACTTCCGCAACCTTTTTTTGAATTATAGGCTCGCCTATTTGAACGGAGGAGCCAGCAACATCTCCTGTGCTTGCATCCATTACCATCGAAGAAAAGGTGGCTCCCCTAAGGCCGTCGCGTCCCGTTTTTCCGCCTAAAGAAACAATGTGGTCTCCGACAGAGGGGCTTGTGCGGTGTTTACCTCTGGGGGCGATACCTGCACATCCGCAGTAGACTAGCGGGTTTGAAGCGTAGGCTTCGTGGTAGTGAACGCTTCCGTTTACGGTCGGAATGCCCATCTTGTTTCCGTAGTCCTTAACTCCTTCAATGACACCTGAAATTATGCGCTTAGGATGAAGGGTTCCCTTGGGAACATTTTCTGCCGGAGTGTCGGGATGACCGAAACAGAGGACATCGGTTACGGCAAAGGGGCGGGCCGAAACGCCCATAACGTCCCTTATAACGCCGCCGACTCCCGTGTTAGCTCCTCCGAAGGGCTCAATGGCAGAAGGATGGTTATGAGTTTCTGCCTTAAAGGAAACTTCGTATTTGTCGTCAAATTCGATTATACCGGCATTGTCCACAAATGAAGAAAGAACCCAAGGGGCATTAATGTCGTCGGTGGCCTTTTTGATATAGGTTTTAATTATGCTGTTTACGCAAAGATCGGGATAGGCTTTTTTTTGCTCATCGTTGAGAGAGGCCCCGTCAATGTCTATTTTTGCCTTAAAGGTTTTATGAACGCAGTGCTCGCTCCAAGTTTGGGCTATCATTTCAAATTCCGCATCTGTGCAAGGCCTTTTTTCTTCCTTGTAGTATTCGCGGATAGCCCTCATCTCGTGGATATCCAGAGCTGCCCGTCTTTCGTTTGAAAGAGCTAAAAGTTCCTCATCGCTCATGGAGGCTATGTCTATGGTTTCAACGCTTGTGTTAGGCCCGTTTTTTCCGTCATGTTCATTGGCCCAGGCAGGCTCTACAAAGCCTATTTTGTACTGCTCGATGACATCATTACATAGAAGATTTTTTGCAAGTTTGTCTATTTCGGCTTCAGTAAGCTCTCCCCGAATTTCGTAGGCCTTTCCGCTGGTAATTTCTTCAACGCCGTGAATGCCGAGTTCTTTTACAGCCCTCAAGGCCTCGCGTGAGGAGGAGTCGGTAACGCCGGGTTTTAAGGCTGTTTCGATATGGAAAAGATTACTTTTTTCTTCCATTTTAAAGTCTTCGGTTTGGCTATACTCGTAAAGCTCATCGCAAAACAAGAAGTCGGCTAAGGTCTTCTTTTCTTCATTTGAAAGATTCCCGCGTACAAAATAAAGGTTTTCCGTACTTATTTCTTTAACGGTCTTAAAGCCCAGAACATGGGCCTGCTTTAAGAGCTCCTCATTTTTGGGCATTTGAAAGTGTAAGTCCTTCTTACTTTTAACACAAAATCGGTAAATATTCATAGACAACCTCTTAAGTTCCGATGGATTTTAAATTAAGTATACTTGAAGATGGGGAAAAATTCAAGATAGGGGGAAAGATTGCAGGTTGGTCTTACAATAACAATTTTCCTAAAACTTCATCTTCCTTTAAAAAGCATTTTATATCGCTTTTAATTAAATTTAATGCAAAATCAAGAGCTTGGGCTAAATCTTCTTTTGAAGGTTTATGACTGCCATTTATATATCTGCATCTGTTACCAAAATATTTTTTAAAAAGATCATAAAAAGAAAAAAGAGGATCATCTTTTGCGAAAATACCGAAGGAACTGATTCGGACTTTCCGATCGATATTATAAAAAGCTTCGTCTATTAATCGGCTGAAAATTTTAATAGCTTCTTGATCAATATCTTCTACCAAAGAAGGGAGAATTTCTGCCGGAAGAAGACAGGGATTTATATAAATCTTCATCGGACCGTTAAGAGAGGCTAAAGTATAAAAGCCTCCCATCGAATGCCCTATAATCAAAGAAACATCCTGCTCCTTCATCAAAGAATTAATCTCTTGTAAAGTTTTTTCGGGATTGAGTATATCAAGCGACGGAACAATAAGTTCTATCCTGTGTTTTTCCAACAGCGTTTTTACTACTTGTCCCGTACTCGAATTTTTATCCGAATTAAGTCCGTGGATAAAGCGAGCTTTTTGTATATCATCTTCCATTAAAGTTATTTTTGTTATAATAGCTAATTATAAAGTAAAACGGAAGTTATTGTAAATACCTCGTTATTGACGTGATTTTTGTATTGCTGAATAAATGCTCAAATAAATCAAGAATATGATTCCGTTTACGATAATAAAAATCGGTAATTTAAAATTTATAAACATAAAAATTAAATTCATTATTAGCATAATTATGTAAAATATACCTGATAATGTTTTTATATTTAGATTTTTTTTATTATTCGGATGACTGATACCCGCCATAAAAAAAGAAATGATTGCCAGTAGCGTACCGCTTGTTATTCCGAAAATAAGTCTGTATTCCGTATGAGCATAGTTATAAAATGCAAAACCTATAATTACATTTATACCAATAGCAATGATTATTTGCACAATATTAATTTTTATTTTATCCATAAATTTTTCTCCTATAAAATCGTTAAATATTATATTCTAGGCAGAGGAGGAGGAACAAGAGATACGAGCTTTAAAATCTCAGGTAGATCTTCTGCAAGTTTCCAATTTGGAAACCCCGGTCTCCAGATATATGTTTTATTGTTAATCTTTTTTGTTTCAATCAGCTTTAAAAGTTCTGCTTCACTGAACGGGCCTGCAGATTTTCCTTCAATAACTGCATAATATGAAACTGGTAATTCATTAAAGGCTTTACTTACTGTTGAGCCGTCAGGCATTTGAGAGCCCGGCATTTGCATTGATTTAAATGAAGTATTCATTATACTCATCATCTGCCTTGCCATTTCCATACCGAGACCGAATTCCAAAAGTTTATCTAAAGAAAAGAAATTATTATTTTCCATAAAAGTCCTCAACACATAAAATTTAGTTTAAAGGCGGAGCAGGAGGAACGGGAGGAGGAGCTGCATTTGAAAACAAAGGCACAAGCTCCGTAATTGTTCCGGCTGCTTCCCAACCTGCCATTCCTGCCTTCCATACAAGACTCATCTTTGAAAGACTTCCTTGATTTACCATTGATTGAAGCTGCTGCATATTAAAGGGTCCTGTACTTTGACCGTTTACTGCGACATTGTATGCAATTTGCGGTAAAGGCGGAGGTGTATTTTGTCCTGCCTGGACAGCTTGACCTAGATTATTCATCATTCCTGACATCTGCTGACCGATAGCTCCTCCCATCATCATGCCGGTCATCATTCCTGCCGGATTCATATTTCCTGAGCCGCCTCCCAGGTTCATTGTTCCCATAGAGCCTAAATTTTGTACTCCCGTTTTAAGTACATCTGCTTGCTGATTAAGGGCATGGGTACCGATAAAGTTTGTTTCCGTTTGAAGCCTTTGAGCTCTCTGCATTTCTTCACGCTGAATACGGGCTGTTTCTTCCATATTTTGAAGATTAAGAGCCTGCATACTTTCCATGTTTTTTATATTTAGGTCTGTCTGTGCCGAAACGGTTTTTGAAACTTGATTAGCGGTAAGCTCTTTAAGCTCTGCATAGTTTTCACTTGTCTTGTCTATTTCAATTTCAGAAATGTCTAAAGCTTTAAGAACCGTACCGAAATTTTCGCTAAACCTTCGTTTTAGATTTTCTTCAATGATTGGGTTTATTTTACCCAGACTGCGTTCAAGCTGCACTACCGGAATTTGAAGGTCGGCAGGAATATTTGTTACAATCTCTTTTACATGGCGTATTACTGCCGACTGTACCTGCTTTTTAAACGCTTCAAGGTCAAAGTTTATCAATCGGTTAATTTTGATAAAGTTTTTATAATCTTCTATTGCAAAGGTAATTGTTCCGCGAACAGCGACCGGTACCGAAAAATCTAGAAACCTCGGATCAAAGACATCAAAGAAAGGAACAGCGAATCTGATTTGTGCTGTTTGTGCTAGGTTTATAAAATAAACCTCAGCTTGGAATGGGGATGCTCCGCCGAATGCCAAGCCTACAATACTTGCCAAAACAGGGAAGTTTCCTGTTTCTATTTTTTTATCGAAGGGGCCTTCGATAAAATCCTGCTGAGTGCCGTTTTCCTGATTGTACACAAAGACAGCAACCTCTCCGTCTTTAACCCTTAAGGAAGAACCATACCTAATAGCATTTTCTTTTTTTGTAGTATTTGCTTCTCCTGACGGTCTCCATTTCCATACAAGATACTCCGTCTCATCACAGCGGATAACATCCATAAACCCGCCTTCTTTTGATTTAAATAATCCCATTAGATTCTCCTTTTATTCAATATAGATAGTTTTATCATTATTTTTTTGGATACTATTATTTTTAATAGAATATACAAGTTGAAAATCCAGTAAAAATAGTTTCTTTTTCATTATACTTGAAGCTGATTTTTTATTTTCAGTTAATACAATAGTGAATTTCTTTTTTTCTCCTTTTTTCATCTTTAATAGGTCTAGTAAATTTTCTTTGTGATTTTTGCTCAAGTTAAAACTTCTTTGGTTATTATATCCATCAATCCCTATTGAACTAAGATATTCATATAATTCTATATCACATTCAGTACTTTTCCATTGTTCTTTTTTGAGAAAAGCTTTTATCTGTTTATCAATTTCCGGTTGTATATCTTCAAATGCTTCTAATTCTATAATCATTGTAACGGTAAATTTTTCTTTATCAAAAATTAAATTTACATCGTCTACTACACGGTAATAGTCTGCAATATCACCTGTAATATTTATAAGAGAATTCGAAATAGTCTTTGTTTCCGGTATAACCATAAAAGCTATTTTATTTTTTATAACAAAAAACATTGGTGTTAAAATAAGAATTAAAATGCTTAGTAATACTCCAAGTTTGATATACTTGATAGATTTATTTTCTATTTTTATTTTTGAGTGAAGATTTTTTATTTGATTTAATGAATTTTTATCATTTTCAAATGCAACATTTGCCTTTTCAAAAATTTGATGGAATTTTTTTCTCCAAACATTATTTAATCTAGCCTTTTCCTTTCCTGATTTTGAAAATAAAAACGAAAATAAACTAACAGAACTAATATATGAATTTGCCAATATTGCCATTTCCATAATGTCTTTTTTTGTATTGGGTATAGGAAATGTAAGTATAAAATCATCGCGTTTTTTTTCTTCAGGTGTATATTTTGAATAAGTTAAAAGTAATATAATAGGTAAAATGAATGATGAGCCTATTATAATACTTGCAATGCTAAAACTTTTATCACGAGCTGATAGTGTTGATGATCCTCCCAAAATAAAAAAAACAGCAAGGAGTAGAAAAATGATTATGAGTAAAAATTTTAAAATTCCTATCCCCAGTGATTTTTTATTGATCGAAGAACTAATTGAATAGAAATTTTTAAGAGCTTGTTGAAATTCTATTATGGTCTTTGATTTTTCTTTCTCTCGTATTTCAAAACCGCACGAAGGGCAAATTGCATCAAATGATCCTAGTACCTCTCCGCAACTAGGGCATTTATGAACAGCTCCTTCAAAAACTTGTTGTCTCTGATTTGATTGAGCCGATGTTTCTGTATGTGAGATTTTGTTAGGCTGTGAAGTTGCCGTTCCGCATTTACCGCAAAATCTTGCATCGGCAGCTAATTGATTTCCACATTTATTACAAAAAGACATATTATCAAAACTCCTTTGTGTTTAATATCCTCTCGGTAATACCGAGAATTTAGTTAAAACTGAATAGGACTGTACAAAAAGTAATAGTCTTTTATACAGTCCAATGTTGGTCATAGATTATCTATAACATAATTGATAGCAATTTTAAAAGCTTCCTTATCAACTCCTGTTTTACGCATTACCGATTTCAGCGTATTTTCCATAGAGCCTGTTATGATACCTACTGCTATCTGATTTACCTCAACTGTTTGATTATTATTTGTTTGTTGATTATTTACCGGTGTTCCGCAGTTTGTACAAAATTGGGAACCTGATTCTATTCCTGCACCGCAATTTGTACAAAAAGTTCCATAGGATACCGATGTCTCATCATCATCTTCAAAAGACATAACCATAGTAATAACCCCTACATTTTTGCTCCAACAGCAAATAGTGCACCGCCTGTAATTCCGCCAAAGAGTAACCCTATAAATATTGAAATTCCTACTGAATCCGGCAATCCTATAATAATGCTTCCGATAACACATACACCAAAAATGCTGCCTGCAATTATCGCCCATTTTTTATAGAATTTCTTGCATTTTGCAAAGGCTTCATCACAATCAGCTTTGATTGTATCATAACGCTTATCATTGCTTCGCTGCAAAACTTTTAATTCTTTTTCCAAACGCTGCTTATAAGCTTTGTATTTTTTATATCCGTTTTTGGATTTGATACTGTCTTCCATATCTGTAAGAAAGACCGTCATTTCTTTTACAAATTCGCTTTCATCAGTTGAAAATTCGGTATCTCTAATTCCATCAAGTAAGGCTTTAAGCTCGGCGGCCTCTATTCTTTCTTCTTCAGCTGCTGCTCTTTCCTCTTCAGCCCGCAGTGCTCTTCTGATAGCTTTTTCTTGAGCTTCAGCTTGGGCCTCTGCAACTTTTTTTGCTGTTTCAACATCTTTTCTTGACTTTTTGTGTGAATAATCTTCATCACCCAACCATCCATTTGTCATGTTACCTAACAAACTCATATTTTTTCTCCTTAATTTGCGTTTATACCCGCCGGTAATTTTAATTTTAATTGCCGGTTATTTAAAAAAATAACCGGACTTTGTTTTGACTTTTGTTATGCTACTCCATTTTTTCAAGTAATTTGTTTACTTGTTTCGTCGTCATACTGAGACAGATATTGCCGTTTTCTTCGTTTCGGTTTCGAAATTCTCTTTGAACACCTAGCTGCGTTGTGCTGCCATGGTCTTGCGGTAATTGCTGCCTCAATTTTGCTACTTCATCTA
This genomic window contains:
- a CDS encoding 4Fe-4S dicluster domain-containing protein — translated: MLNINNNTSNIKREILVRIAKLQLEGKLEEGVHYIPREMVPRNSTPIRCCIFHDREIMRHRVIARLGCSLENYDEEKTLAEFAKEALERKKPTWPMLTVLDEACNACVKSKFMITNACQACVARPCMMNCPKNAIAISGGRARIDEEKCINCGICLKNCPYHAVIKIPVPCEESCPVGAISKDENGKERIDYHKCIFCGNCMRECPFGAMMDKGQIVDVIKHLMSGKKVSALYAPAVAAQFKAVPGQLESALKKAGFNKVWEVAIGADITADREALEFEERMEHGHILMTTSCCPAYVRAVRKHVPALVPCISDTRSPMHYTAELAKKEDPDCVTVFIGPCLAKRREGLEDEFVDYVLSIEELGALLTAKEIDITKEEALPGTITPTSSGRGFAASGGVAEAVRVRLKKPENLRPVLINGLNKEGMKQLASYGKIQSGELSHDSSTPNLVEVMACEGGCIGGPSVITNQKLAASQLKKYAEEGLSYSGEKS
- a CDS encoding ATP-binding protein translates to MSTIRKMPIGVQSFEDLRLKDFMYVDKTEFIWKLIDGSKVHFLSRPRRFGKSLLLSTFKAYFLGQKELFKGLAIEKLEEAEKGKREIWQVYPVLYLDFNIGIYDTREGLLNRLDSFLKEYENIYGSTGLDLPDRFQNLIRTAHEKTGRQAVILIDEYDKPLLQTMWKDEALNEIYRTILKGFYGVIKSADQYIRFAFLTGVTKFSKVSIFSDLNNLRDLSLLHDYSAVCGISQEELEADFQPEISTLAEKNNLTYEEALAKLKQRYDGYKFSENGKNMYNPFSLLNVFADSTMRSYWFATGTPTFLVDYLKKAYYNIPDLDGNVHLDEHGLNDYRADPILPIPILFQSGYLTIKSYNEFSRLYCLGFPNDEVRYGFLHNLMPAYTSIRPDKTGLSIWEFYEQIEAGDVDGFMQKMKGIISGIPYDNLTEKDLALREQNYQTAVYLVFALMNQFVHTEVHCATGRADCVVEFKDKVYIFEFKLSANGTAEDAAANNAAANNAVKQIKEKNYAGKYSGSGKKIIAVGSSFDEEKRTIAEWTVEIL
- a CDS encoding TIGR01440 family protein gives rise to the protein MSGIDLEKIREETLAALTELLEASSLKAGDILVLGCSTSEVSGGVIGKASNEDAGRTIVSALLSILKPRGIFLAVQGCEHINRALVIEKEAQEKYGFEEVSVVPALHAGGAASLAAYTLFKSPVMIEHVRAHAGIDIGDTEIGMHVRFVQVPVRLKTKYIGSARLTALKSRPKLIGGERAVYENPNVTIPR
- the purL gene encoding phosphoribosylformylglycinamidine synthase subunit PurL; its protein translation is MNIYRFCVKSKKDLHFQMPKNEELLKQAHVLGFKTVKEISTENLYFVRGNLSNEEKKTLADFLFCDELYEYSQTEDFKMEEKSNLFHIETALKPGVTDSSSREALRAVKELGIHGVEEITSGKAYEIRGELTEAEIDKLAKNLLCNDVIEQYKIGFVEPAWANEHDGKNGPNTSVETIDIASMSDEELLALSNERRAALDIHEMRAIREYYKEEKRPCTDAEFEMIAQTWSEHCVHKTFKAKIDIDGASLNDEQKKAYPDLCVNSIIKTYIKKATDDINAPWVLSSFVDNAGIIEFDDKYEVSFKAETHNHPSAIEPFGGANTGVGGVIRDVMGVSARPFAVTDVLCFGHPDTPAENVPKGTLHPKRIISGVIEGVKDYGNKMGIPTVNGSVHYHEAYASNPLVYCGCAGIAPRGKHRTSPSVGDHIVSLGGKTGRDGLRGATFSSMVMDASTGDVAGSSVQIGEPIIQKKVAEVLIDARDQGLYSAITDCGAGGYSSAVGEMASTLGCDVDLARIPVKYQGLAPWELWLSEAQERMVIAVPHDKLETLQKLCDANDVELTDLGRFTGDAVLKVRFGEKEIINLSCGFLHSGPPQRKLKAAPPKEGKTLIKYPEYKEPDLNEALKAVVNHHAVNSKEDIVRLYDHEVQGGTILRPYDGPEGNVPQDAAVIKPMETEGKKAVAISNALNPRQGLLDPYAAAASAIDEAVRNAVAAGADPEKTAILDNFCLGDPNRPETMWALIEMARSCYDTALVFKTPFISGKDSFNNEYLTSEGERVSIPPSLLISAMGIVPDIGKVPGSDFKKEGSSIYLVGKPQFSFGGSVFAELFGIPQGESGEVPPFKKEAAELYKKLHSSIMRGLVLSCHDLSEGGLAAALYEMCLSGIGAELSGNFHTKLGASKIASLFGETTGCLLVEVKEENRSAFEKEMAGSEIYEIGKTGGKTGLKL
- a CDS encoding YqiA/YcfP family alpha/beta fold hydrolase, translated to MEDDIQKARFIHGLNSDKNSSTGQVVKTLLEKHRIELIVPSLDILNPEKTLQEINSLMKEQDVSLIIGHSMGGFYTLASLNGPMKIYINPCLLPAEILPSLVEDIDQEAIKIFSRLIDEAFYNIDRKVRISSFGIFAKDDPLFSFYDLFKKYFGNRCRYINGSHKPSKEDLAQALDFALNLIKSDIKCFLKEDEVLGKLLL
- a CDS encoding DUF4339 domain-containing protein; this encodes MENNNFFSLDKLLEFGLGMEMARQMMSIMNTSFKSMQMPGSQMPDGSTVSKAFNELPVSYYAVIEGKSAGPFSEAELLKLIETKKINNKTYIWRPGFPNWKLAEDLPEILKLVSLVPPPLPRI
- a CDS encoding SPFH domain-containing protein, with translation MGLFKSKEGGFMDVIRCDETEYLVWKWRPSGEANTTKKENAIRYGSSLRVKDGEVAVFVYNQENGTQQDFIEGPFDKKIETGNFPVLASIVGLAFGGASPFQAEVYFINLAQTAQIRFAVPFFDVFDPRFLDFSVPVAVRGTITFAIEDYKNFIKINRLINFDLEAFKKQVQSAVIRHVKEIVTNIPADLQIPVVQLERSLGKINPIIEENLKRRFSENFGTVLKALDISEIEIDKTSENYAELKELTANQVSKTVSAQTDLNIKNMESMQALNLQNMEETARIQREEMQRAQRLQTETNFIGTHALNQQADVLKTGVQNLGSMGTMNLGGGSGNMNPAGMMTGMMMGGAIGQQMSGMMNNLGQAVQAGQNTPPPLPQIAYNVAVNGQSTGPFNMQQLQSMVNQGSLSKMSLVWKAGMAGWEAAGTITELVPLFSNAAPPPVPPAPPLN
- a CDS encoding zinc ribbon domain-containing protein; amino-acid sequence: MSFCNKCGNQLAADARFCGKCGTATSQPNKISHTETSAQSNQRQQVFEGAVHKCPSCGEVLGSFDAICPSCGFEIREKEKSKTIIEFQQALKNFYSISSSINKKSLGIGILKFLLIIIFLLLAVFFILGGSSTLSARDKSFSIASIIIGSSFILPIILLLTYSKYTPEEKKRDDFILTFPIPNTKKDIMEMAILANSYISSVSLFSFLFSKSGKEKARLNNVWRKKFHQIFEKANVAFENDKNSLNQIKNLHSKIKIENKSIKYIKLGVLLSILILILTPMFFVIKNKIAFMVIPETKTISNSLINITGDIADYYRVVDDVNLIFDKEKFTVTMIIELEAFEDIQPEIDKQIKAFLKKEQWKSTECDIELYEYLSSIGIDGYNNQRSFNLSKNHKENLLDLLKMKKGEKKKFTIVLTENKKSASSIMKKKLFLLDFQLVYSIKNNSIQKNNDKTIYIE
- a CDS encoding zinc ribbon domain-containing protein; protein product: MVMSFEDDDETSVSYGTFCTNCGAGIESGSQFCTNCGTPVNNQQTNNNQTVEVNQIAVGIITGSMENTLKSVMRKTGVDKEAFKIAINYVIDNL